The following is a genomic window from Myxococcales bacterium.
GAACATTTTGTCTATCTGCAAACTATTGATCGCCGATGGAAAGAACATTTGCAGGCCATGGATCACCTTCGTGAAGGTATCCACTTTAGAGGCTACGCACAAAAAGATCCTAAACAAGAATACAAAAAAGAAGGATTTTATCTTTTCTCTAATATGATGTCTTTTATTCGTGACGAAGTAATCGAAAAAGTATTTAAGGTTGAGATTAAGCAAGAGTCAAGCGATAAAGCTCGACAAGAGATGGAAGCACTGGAAGCTAAGCAGCAAGAAATGGCTAAAAAAATGCAAAACCGACAAGTATTTGGCCGAGGACAAAGCGGCAACAATGCCAATAAAAAACCAACGGCATCGGCTATAGATGGAGAAGATGCGGATGCTTCATCTGATGATAGAAAACTTAATCGACATCAGCGCCGTGCCATGAAAAAATACGAAAAAAGCGGTGCAAGACGTGGCTAGTTTTTCATGACAATAAACAAAAAATCGCCCAAAGAAATCGTTCTTGAAAGCGGTCTCAAACCGAAAAAATCGTTCGGGCAAAATTTTATGCTCGATCAAAAAGTAAACATCCTATTTGCGCAAGCTGTAGCCGATTTTGGATCTGAGCTGAGGGTTGTGGAAATAGGAGCTGGCACAGGATCTTTAACGCACCATCTGCTTCGAATAAGCCAAAAACTCGACGTAATTGAGAGAGATCGTGACTTGATACCTATTTTATCGAAAGAATTTGCAGATAGTATCACCTCGGGCCGATTGCTGATTCATGAGGCAGATGGTGCCCGTTTTGATCTCTCGTCTATCATTCCTAGCAATAATTCTGCGGTTTTGGTGGGCAACCTACCCTATCATCTAACAAGCTCAATAATTTTTTTGATGCTCAAGTACCTTGATTATTTAAAGGGTGCAGTTTTTTTAGTGCAAAAAGAAGTCGCCGATCGACTGAATGCCGAAGTCAACACAAAAAGTTATGGCTTCCTCACCGTTGTTCTCAATCTTTTGTTTGAAATTGAAAAGGTTACTAATGTAAACCGCAATGCTTTTTGGCCTATCCCCAAAGTTGATTCATCGATCATCAAACTAAGAAGACGCAAAGATAATACAAAAGTTAATGATCTTGATGACTTTGTAGCTTTCGTGCGTGAAGTTTTTCAACAGCGCAGGAAAAAACTCTCAACCATTTTGCGTTCGAAAATATCTAAAGATAATTTTGAAAATATTGCGATTGATGGAAATAATAGACCAGAAAATCTTACAGCCCATGAATTTTTGAATCTCTACCACCAGGTATCGAAAAATAAAATAAGCTAGTTTTGTTTGCATCAGCTCTGAATATATACGTTAAGCCAAACTTAAGCTTTTTTAATTTTTAAAACAAACTCTGGGGGATGCATGAGTTACACAACCTTGGGATTATTTTTGCTTGGAGTCGGTCTATTCATGGGTGATACATGCAACAATACTGAAAATGAAAAGGGAAATTTTATTTTAACAAGCACTGCATTTTCTCGAGAAAAATCAATACCGACGAAATATACGTGTGAAGGTGAAAATATTTCATTTCCTCTTGAATGGAGAGGGTTTCCCAAGGCAACCAAAAATTTTGCACTCATAATGGAAGACCCTGATGCCCCTCACGGAGTTTTCGTTCACTGGGTAGCATGGGGTTTAGAAAAAAATATTAGCCAGCTTAAAGAAAATAGTTCAGCTGCACCTGGTGCGCTACAACAAGGCCTCAATAGCACTCATAAAAACGGCTACATGGGCCCATGCCCTCCTTCAGGGACTCACCGCTATTTTGTACGGCTCTATGCACTGGATATTGTTTTAAACCTTCCTAAAGAAACGACCAAAGAAAAACTTTTACATGCAATAAAAGGACATACTATCGCTACGGCAGAGCTAATGGGCACATATAAAAAAATTGCCAATCGCTAAAATTAAAAGTCAAAAGTAGATTCTGGAGCAATTAATTATTTCTTTACTCCAGAATCAAAAGATATTTAGAGTCGTCACTATTGCTTTTTCCATTGAGAATTATCAGGCTTTAAATAAAAATTTTGCCCCACTACTTACCAAAAATGATTTCGCAGCTTACTTCAAAATACTTTCAATAGTTTATTCAGTTGCTATGAATTATTTGCGATTCAGATGAGATTTAATTCGCTAAAAGCCTTTACAATTTCTTCTTTTATAATTTCACTTAATAACTTTTGCTTTTCCAAATACAAACTCAGTTCACTTTTGATAGCCTTCTTATTTAGCACTCCATCCGCCGCAGAAATAACAGCTCGTGATGCACGTTTTTTCTTAACCGATTCTTTTGGTTGAATCATTGCTTTAATAGAATTTTTCAATTCGTTTTCGCGACTAAATTTTTTATAAGCGAACTGCCTCATAATAACGCGAGTCGAAAAAATACTCGGATGTCCCCGAAATAATTCTTTTATTTCATCATTCCAGTCAGCCATTTTTAAATAGTGTTTTATTGTTCGAATATCACGACAAAAATGGGCTGCTAAATCCTGTTCTGTCCATCCTGATTCAATCAACTTTTTGTAGCCATCAGCTACGTCAAGACAGTGTAAATCCTCACGATTAAGATTCTCCGCAAGTGCTGCACCTATGTGATCGCCTTTCTGTTTAAAAGCTTGCAGCAAACAAGGTACCTTGGTAATGTTTTTAGCCATTTTTGCAGCTAAAATTCTGCGATGCCCTGCAATACAAACCAAGCGGTAATCTGTTTCTTTTTTATTAACTCTCAATTCTGCAACAACATTTTCCAATAAACCGTACTTTTTGATAGATTGAACCAAACGCTGAAAAGCTTCAGATTCAGCATCTATCGTTTTTCTCACATTTTCGTTGGTCTCAATTTCATCGATAGGAATATTTGCAACTTTCCCAATATGTGCCCTAAGGGAAGTGATGCGTTTTTTCTTTTCGTTGGTCGCATCTTCTATATCTGCAAATACAAAATTCATGGTTTTTGCTACGGCATTAGTAAGATTTTCCATTACTTCTCCAAATATTTTGTAGACACGTCTACTTTAAATTTGTTTACAGCTCTGCTGCAACTTCAAGTTCAGGTGTGAAGGAGGTTTTTCTTAAAGAACGACCTGGTTTTTGATTATTTTGTTTCTTGACCAAGCCCACGATTTCTTTCGCAAGAGATTTATAAGCTTTGGTTGCAGGTGAATCGTTTTTATAGTGAAACAAGGGCAAACCATGTGCTGCCGCTGCCGCCACGGATTGAGAATTAGGAATATTAGTTTTAAAAACTCCTAATTTATTTTCTTTGGCAAACTTTCTAATCAGCTTTTCAAATTTTTGATGAGTCGCGTTGTAACGATCAAATTTAACGATGGCACATCCCAAAAAATTTAAATTTGGATTTAGATAACGTTTTACTTTATCTATGGCCTGAATTTGATGCGCCAAACCTCGACTTGAATCCGCCTCCGGAAAGAGTGGAATTACATAATGATGGCTTGCCGCAACAGCTGACTGGAAAAAACAATCCAAAGATGGATGGGTATCGATGATAACAAAATCATATTTTTTGCTTTCTTTACAATCTAGCAAAAAATCCACCAACCTAAATTGATTAGGCTGCCCAACCAATTGCTCTCTCAAATCATCGAGCTCACGATTTGATGGAACAATATCTATATTAGCAAACGAAGTTTTCACAACAACTTTATCAAGAGTAAGATCATTTTTTATCGCATAAGTAAATGAATTTTTCTTTTGCTTAAATTGATCATCCCCACACAATAGACTTGTAGCGTTTGCCTGATAATCACAATCAATTACCAAAACCTGAAAACCACTATCAGCCAATGAAGCCGCAATATTTGCAACTGTTGTTGTTTTTCCTACGCCACCTTTTTGGTTCGCTACTGTAATTATTGTTGGCTTAGAAGCCATATATTATTCTCCAATGTACTTTTTCAAGCTCCGAAAAATATTCTAACGCTTTTTTCTTTCATAATGTTATTCAATTATTTTTTAAATAGAGGAATAAAGCGCTTTGGAGAAATGATCCTAGCCATAACAAGCATATTTTTAAATCTTCCACCTAAAAAATTCTATTTAGTTTCTTAGGTGCAAATTTTACATATATCTGACTAATAGTTGAACCTTTATTTTAGAACTTATTTTTTTATCTTTGGATTGAGTGTTAAAAACTTTTTATTTATTTTTCTTTTATACCCATCTTTAACCAATAAAGTTTTCGTCTTATTACGCGTTGATGACGTTGCACTCACGTTTTCTTTTACTGTGATGCGCTCTTCTCCATTTACCGCCCAGCCACACAAACTAATCATCATCATACCAAGGTATATTGTTATTATTTTCATGCTTCCCCCAATTAATTACTTACGAGAGATTTCTCTATTTTTTGATCACTTATCAATAATATTAGTAAGATCCATTAAATCACACAAAAAAATTTTCGCTATTTTTTTAATAGTAAGAAAATCACTTAATCTAATAGCATTTGTTCTTATATTTGAGCGATGCTTATCTTTAGCCGCTTTCTCTTTTCTCGCATTTATATTTTTCACAAGGGTGAACTATGGGAAGTAATATCTCAATCATTGGTGCTGGTCTTAATGGATTAATGTGTGCTGCTATGCTTGCTCGTCGAGGATTTAATGTTGAGATTTTTGAAAAACGCTCAATCCAAAATATCTGCGCTCCAAAATACAATATCAACGGCAAAATTGGCCGTTCAATGAGCATGGATATTTCTGCTCGAGGCATACATGCTTTGAAAGAAATTGAAATTTTCGATGAAGTCATCGCTCATTGCACACCTATGAATAACAAAATATATCACCTACAAAATAATCACAATGTGACAATCCCTTATGGAAGAAATGATTCAGAATCTATACTTTGTATATCAAGAACAGATCTTTTTAATATACTTTATAAAAACTGTTTGAGCCACAAAAATATAACTTTCAATTTTAGATATATTTTGCACGACATAGACACTAAATTGCGCCTGCTTAATTTTATTGTTCCCGACGAAAAAAGAGAAGCACAGGTAAGCACCGATATTGTCATTGGCACTGATGGTGTAAATTCCAAGGTAAGGGAAATACTTGAGAGGGAAAATAATTTAGCCTTTAAAAAAACTTTATCTCCATTTTGCTATAAAGAGCTCGCCATACCAAAAAATAAAAAGTTATCTTTAGAATTAAATGCAATGCATATTTGGCCTCGACAACAATTTATGCTCGTGGCTCAACCAAACTCAGATGCTTCTTTTACTTGCGCGCTCATTTTGAAAAATGATGACTCAAGATTATCATTCAAAAATATCAAAGGCGATAGCTCTATAATAGATTTTTTCGAGACTTACTTTCCTGATATAGCTAATTATATGCCCGCCTTGGCCAGCGAGTATAAAGAAAATCCTGTAGGATTTTTCAAAATCATTCTTGGGTCGAGATGGGTTTTTGGAGATTTTTTGCTTATTCTAGGCGATGCAGCACATGGCATGGTGCCTTTCTTTGGCCAAGGTGTAAATTGTGGCTTTGAAGACTGCACTGTTCTTTCACAATTGCTTGAACAAAATAATGATCATTGGCCAAGCACCATGAAAATGTTCAATGAGACTCGCGTTCCCAATGCCAACGCTATCAACTCAATGTCAAGTATTAATTATCCTGAATTATTGGATAACCCAAATCTAGAAAAAATTATGCAGGAAAAACTGATAGAAAATATTTTGAGCAGAAATTACTCGAATGATTACCGCACCTATCACAACTTAGTCTGTTTTGACCGCACTCCCTACTCTACCGTTGAAAAAATTCGATCTGTGCAGAAAAAATTTCTGAGCCAGATCGATCTTAGCGCTTTAAACCTCGATAGAACTGACGACATTTTTCTTAAGAATTTAATAGATAAATATAAAGAAGAACTCAGAACCAACAAACTCAATAATTTCGTTGGCGTTTAAAACAAGACAAGGGCGAAATATTTGATTATTTCGTGAAAAATCACCATAAAAAAACCTCATCAATGGATGAGGTTTTTTCTAGAAGTACATAAATCCTTTAAAAAACTTACTTTCTCTTCTTTCCGCCAAACGGACCGCCAGAAACCTTAGTGAAACGGCCCGAGCGAGGCTTTGAAGATCTACCAAAGTCTGGTTTGGAACGATCGCCTTTAAAACCTCTTTTTCCTCCAGCTGCGTCATTAGAAGAGTTTCGCTCCTTTCTAAAACCTTGGGGAGCAGCTCTCATCGGTCTTTCTTCACGAGCTTCACCAAAGGAACGTCTACCATCTTTCTTAAAAGAATTATTAGAGAAAGGTGAAAAATCCCTTTCGCCTTTGTTAGCCTTAAAGTCATCTTGACGACGAGAAGAATTTCTAAAACCACGTTCTCTATCACGTCTTCTGAAACTACCTCGGTCTTCACGTTCGTTTCGCTTTTTACCGCCAAACCCCATGCCGGAATATCGTTTTCCCTGCATAGCCATAAATGAAGCGTCATCCATGGCATGCTCATCAAATTTTTCCAAGGCAATTTTGATGAGACCTGCAGCGATATCTTGCGAATCTAGGCTTTGCTTAGACAAAAATGCGCGGTACTCACCGATCAATTCAGAACTAAGAGCAGCCTCAACTTTGCTAAATAAATTGCTAAGCTTAGCAGTTTTTACATCGTTAATTGAAGGTGGCTCTTCTTCGTTGATATCAGCACGAGCAAAATGAACAATCTTTCTCAAGCGCGAATTATCACGCGGTTCAACCAAAGATATCGCCCGCCCCTTTCTCCCAGCACGACCAGTTCGACCGATGCGGTGAACATAGTCCTCAGGATCATGAGGAAGATGGAAATTAAGTACCAACTCAACATCGTCAACATCTATGCCCCGAGCAGCAATATCTGTTGCAACCAAGACTTTTATTTGACTTCCTCGGAATTTTGCCATAACGCGATCACGCTGATTTTGATTCAAATCCCCATGCAACACACCTGCTTCGAATCCTCGGAATTTTATCTGTTCAACTATCTCGTCAGCCGTACTTTTTGCGTTGCAAAAAACAACTGCCAGTTTAGGATTTCTATAATCTAAAACCCTGCACAAAAGTTCTATTTTTTCCTTACCGCGGACTCGATAATAACTTTGATCAATTCTTGCAACTGTCAGATTTTTTGATTCGGTCTTGATGATAATTGGGTCGATCAAATAAGTATGTACCAAATCTAAAATGGCTTTAGGCATAGTTGCAGAAAAGAAAATCCTTTGGCAACTTTCAGGCAAAAGCTCAAAAATTTGTTCAATTTCGCCTCTAAAACCCATATCAAGCATTTCATCTGCTTCATCCAAAGTAATCATAACGACACTAGAAAGATCAATACTACCTCGTCTCAAGTGATCAAAAAGACGGCCAGGAGTTGCTACCACAATCTGAGGTTTTTGGGTTTTTAATGCCCGCATCTGTTGTTCAATCGCTTGCCCACCGTAAAGCGCTACCGCACTTACCCCTTCTGTATGACTGGCAAGCCGCTTAATCTCTTGGCAAACTTGCAGGCATAGCTCTCTTGTGGGACATACCACCAAGGCTTGAATATTTTTGTTATTGATATTCACTTTCTCGATTAGAGGAATTGAAAAGGCTGCAGTTTTTCCTGTACCCGTCTGCGCCTGCCCCAAAAGATCCCTACCAGCCAAGAGTTCAGGAATGGCTCGTTCCTGAATTGGTGTTGCATCATTAAAACCAATCTCTTGCAGGGTTTGTTTCATGCCATTTGATAATGATAAATCATTAAAAGTCTTACGTTTATCCATTAATAAACCTTTATCTTCGGGCGCTACGCCCCTTTTATAATTTTTGTTAGTTTTTATAGATTTGAATTGAGGTGGTAGCGTCAACGCTCGTAGTGCCAGGTCATTAATTGGTAGATTTAAAACAGCACCGCCAAATCCTTAGCCCTCATTTATCAGAACATTTATATGCTGCAACGGGGAATGGCTGCTTTTATTAGTTCATAATATTTCTGTAGACGCGTCTACCAAAACATACTAATTCAAAGCCTCCTGCAACTAATAAAATTCATAAGGCCTCAATTTATTGATATTTAAATAATTTTAACCCAACCCAATCAGCTTCTTCTTGCTATCTCGGACAGATCAAAAAAAAATCAAATAAATTCAAACTACTTTTACAAATAGAAAATACACTCTTGCGCAAAGTTAACGTGTCAATGTTTTCTGGATATGACCAAAAACTTTAGCAGCTTACCCCCTTGGCGAATTATTTATGGGCTGAGTTAATATCTGCGTAAAACTTAATATTTTCGAACATTATGCTAAAAAATGTACCTCTCGCAGAACAACTGCGGGCACAAAATCTAAATGACATAGTTGGACAAGATCATCTCTTTGGAACGACTGGACTCATTTCTAAAATAATCACTTCCAAGCGCCCGTTGTCCATTTTACTATGGGGCCCTCCGGGTGTAGGAAAAACTTCTATCGCCCGACTTTACGCCAAGGCTTTCGATCTTAATTTTCTATGTTTTAGTGCTGTAAATAACAGCAGCGCCGATATAAAAAAAATTATTAAAGAACAAAGTGTTAACCCACTCTACGCCAGAACCAGCTTAGTTTTTGTTGATGAAATTCACCGTTTTAATAAGGCTCAGCAGGATAATTTTTTACCTTTTTTAGAAGATGGCTCTATCGTTTTGGTCGGAGCAACCACTGAAAATCCTTCTTTTTATTTAAACTCAGCCTTACTCTCACGTCTGCGTGTATTAACCCTAAAGCCTCTCGATAATAACAGCCTAGAAAAACTTATTAAACGATATGAACAAATATTTTCTCAGCTTCCGCTTACTCAAGAAGCACGAAACTATTTAATTCATTCAAGCAATGGCGACGGAAGATATCTTTTTAATTTGATTGAAAATATTAATACCGACAAAGAAAAAAAAATTCTTACTCTCGATCATGTGCAGGAACTTCTTCAGCAGCAGCAGGCAAATTATGATAGAGCCGGCAACATGCACTATAATCTTATTTCAGCTCTGCACAAATCCATTCGTTCATCAGACCCAGATGCTGCTCTTTACTGGTTTGCACGCATGATCAACGGCGGAGAGGATCCACTATTTTTAGCCCGCCGTTTAATTAGAATGGCAACTGAAGATATTGGTCTTGCTGAACCGGAGGCTCTAAAGGTAGCAATCGCTGCACGCGATAGCTACCAGATGCTTGGCTCACCAGAAGGAGAGCTTGGCCTCGCTCAAGCTGTAGTTTATTTAGCTCTTTGTCCCAAAAGTAATGCTGTCTATAAAGCCTACCAAAAAGCAATGCTTATCGCTAAAACAACTTCTCACCTTCAGCCTCCTAAACATATTCTCAATGCACCAACTAAACTTATGAAAGAACTTGGTTATGCTAAAGATTATATTTACGATCATGACACAGCTTCAGGCTGCTCAGGAGCAAATAACTTTCCCCCAGAAATGAAGAGGGAATGCTTTTACGCTCCAGTCGAAAGAGGGTTTGAACGGGAAATGAAAAAGCGTCTAAACTATTTTGACGCTCAACGAAAACAACAAAATAATTCCTAGGCAAAACTACACGAGAATTTTCCTTAAAATTTATTTAATTTTTGTTTTGTTCGTAAAATTCCGTATAGCTTTTTTGATGATCGATGACCTGCGTATCTTTGATTTCAAAAAGTCTGTTGCTCACTGTTTGAGCAAAATGAAGATCATGCGTCGTAAATAATACTGTACCAGGAAATGCAATAACGCTGTCATTAAGCGCAGTGATGGTTTCCAAATCTAAATGGTTGGTTGGTCCATCGAGAAGCAAAACATTGGGGCCAAGCAACATCATTTTTGCCAACATGCATCGAACTTTTTCACCACCAGAAAGAACACTGGATTTTTTGAGGGTTTCTTCACCTGAGAAAAGCATGCGTCCCAAAAAACTACGAATAAAATTTTCTGATTTATCCTCAGAATACTCTCTTAACCAATCAATAAGGTTTAGATCCTTATTTTCAAAATAAACATTGTTATCTTTAGGCAAATACCCTCTGGTAGTAGTAACTCCCCATCTAAAAGTACCACTATCGGGCTCAACTTCACCTGTTAAAATTCTAAACAAAAGGGTCTTGGCTATCTCGTCATCACCGACAAAAATAGCCTTATCTCCCTTTCGTATCGTGAATGTCACATTCTTGAGAATTGTTTGTCCTTCAAGCGCCTTCGAAATATTTTCTACTTCAAGCAAGATATCGCCTGCTTCTCTTTTTTGTTGAAATAAAATATTTGGGCTCTTACGAGTTGAAATAGGAAGCTCTTCCAAGGTGAGTTTTTCTAGCTGTTTTCTTCTTGACGTTGCTTGGCTAGATTTTGAAGCATTTGCACTAAAGCGACGAATAAACGATTCAAGCTCTTTTGCTTTTTCCTCTTTCTTTTTATTTTCGTTGCTGCGCAATTCTCGTGCCAATTCACTCGATTGCAACCAAAAATCATAATTTCCCACATAAAGTTGAGCTTTTCCGTAATCGATATCCACCATATGAGTACAAATCTTATTCAAGAAGTGACGATCGTGGGAAATAACAATCACCGTATTAGGAAAATTGAGAAGATAATCTTCAAGCCAGCGAATCGATTTATCGTCGAGATGGTTGGTAGGCTCATCCAGCAACAAATGATCTGGGCGAGCAAAAAGGGTCTGAGCCAATAAAACTTTGAGCTTATCAGAATCTTTAAGCTCTTTCATTTGCACCTGAAGCAGCTTTTCACCAATACCAAGCCCTTTAAGTAGGGTCGCAGCATCAGTCTCCGCTTCCCAACCACCAAGTGAAGCGAATTCTGTTTCAAGCTCAGCAGCTCTATTGCCATCTTCTTCACTAAAATTTGGATTTGCATAGATAGCTTCTTTTTCCTGCATAACAGACACAAGCCGATCATGCCCCATGATGACAGTCTGAATAACTGTTTCATCTTGATAGCGAAAATGATCCTGTTTCAAAACTGCAAAATTTTGGCCTTTTGAAAACTCTACCTGCCCAGCAGAAGGCTCCTGCTCACCTGACAAAATTTTAAGAAAAGTAGATTTTCCTGCGCCATTCGCGCCAATAACTCCATAACAATTACCTTCAGTAAATTTTATATTTACATCTTGAAATAATTTGCGGGCACCAAAATTTAAAGCAATATTTTTTACAGTTATCATATCTTGATTTTAGCTTCTTAAAGTATATAGTTTAGATTTTCACTATACGAGACGAGTGGCAAAATGCAATGGCCAAATCACCGTACTTCTATTCAAAAAAATGATTATTTAAAGCTCAGTGCCAACTTTCACTTTTGCATTTTTTAACTTTCGGCAATGATAAGTGCTGAAAAATCAAAAAGAATGCAGGAAATTAGCCGTGAAAAAAGTAAGTACAGGTATTATCGTAGGAAGTCTTAGAAAGGAATCTTATAACTTAAAGTTGGCAAAATCTATTGCTTACATAGGCCAAAAAGAATGTGATTTTAAATTCATTAGCATTGAAAAACTTCCACTTTATAATCAGGATGATGATGATGATGTATCAACGGTAAAACAATTTAAAAACCAAATCAGCACATGTGAAAGTTTAATCTTTGTCACGCCCGAATATAATCGCTCCATCCCAGGAGTACTTAAAAATGCTCTTGATCACGGCTCCCGCCCGCCTGGGGAAAATTCATGGACCAACAAGCCCGCGGGAATCATTGGAGCTTCTATCGGTTCTATAGGCACTGCACTTGCCCAACAACATCTGCGTACCATTCTGGCCAGCCTAAACATGCCCACCCTTTGTAAGCCTGAAATCTACATACACGCTACAAAAGATTTTTTCGATGAACAGGGAAAAATAAAAAACGAAGAAAATTTAGCCATTATTGAAAAATGGTTCTCGTTCTACCTCAATTGGGCAAAAAAATTTATTTAAGGTAGGATCGATTCCC
Proteins encoded in this region:
- a CDS encoding FAD-dependent monooxygenase encodes the protein MGSNISIIGAGLNGLMCAAMLARRGFNVEIFEKRSIQNICAPKYNINGKIGRSMSMDISARGIHALKEIEIFDEVIAHCTPMNNKIYHLQNNHNVTIPYGRNDSESILCISRTDLFNILYKNCLSHKNITFNFRYILHDIDTKLRLLNFIVPDEKREAQVSTDIVIGTDGVNSKVREILERENNLAFKKTLSPFCYKELAIPKNKKLSLELNAMHIWPRQQFMLVAQPNSDASFTCALILKNDDSRLSFKNIKGDSSIIDFFETYFPDIANYMPALASEYKENPVGFFKIILGSRWVFGDFLLILGDAAHGMVPFFGQGVNCGFEDCTVLSQLLEQNNDHWPSTMKMFNETRVPNANAINSMSSINYPELLDNPNLEKIMQEKLIENILSRNYSNDYRTYHNLVCFDRTPYSTVEKIRSVQKKFLSQIDLSALNLDRTDDIFLKNLIDKYKEELRTNKLNNFVGV
- a CDS encoding ATP-binding cassette domain-containing protein, giving the protein MITVKNIALNFGARKLFQDVNIKFTEGNCYGVIGANGAGKSTFLKILSGEQEPSAGQVEFSKGQNFAVLKQDHFRYQDETVIQTVIMGHDRLVSVMQEKEAIYANPNFSEEDGNRAAELETEFASLGGWEAETDAATLLKGLGIGEKLLQVQMKELKDSDKLKVLLAQTLFARPDHLLLDEPTNHLDDKSIRWLEDYLLNFPNTVIVISHDRHFLNKICTHMVDIDYGKAQLYVGNYDFWLQSSELARELRSNENKKKEEKAKELESFIRRFSANASKSSQATSRRKQLEKLTLEELPISTRKSPNILFQQKREAGDILLEVENISKALEGQTILKNVTFTIRKGDKAIFVGDDEIAKTLLFRILTGEVEPDSGTFRWGVTTTRGYLPKDNNVYFENKDLNLIDWLREYSEDKSENFIRSFLGRMLFSGEETLKKSSVLSGGEKVRCMLAKMMLLGPNVLLLDGPTNHLDLETITALNDSVIAFPGTVLFTTHDLHFAQTVSNRLFEIKDTQVIDHQKSYTEFYEQNKN
- the rsmA gene encoding ribosomal RNA small subunit methyltransferase A → MTINKKSPKEIVLESGLKPKKSFGQNFMLDQKVNILFAQAVADFGSELRVVEIGAGTGSLTHHLLRISQKLDVIERDRDLIPILSKEFADSITSGRLLIHEADGARFDLSSIIPSNNSAVLVGNLPYHLTSSIIFLMLKYLDYLKGAVFLVQKEVADRLNAEVNTKSYGFLTVVLNLLFEIEKVTNVNRNAFWPIPKVDSSIIKLRRRKDNTKVNDLDDFVAFVREVFQQRRKKLSTILRSKISKDNFENIAIDGNNRPENLTAHEFLNLYHQVSKNKIS
- a CDS encoding NAD(P)H-dependent oxidoreductase, with protein sequence MKKVSTGIIVGSLRKESYNLKLAKSIAYIGQKECDFKFISIEKLPLYNQDDDDDVSTVKQFKNQISTCESLIFVTPEYNRSIPGVLKNALDHGSRPPGENSWTNKPAGIIGASIGSIGTALAQQHLRTILASLNMPTLCKPEIYIHATKDFFDEQGKIKNEENLAIIEKWFSFYLNWAKKFI
- a CDS encoding replication-associated recombination protein A; its protein translation is MLKNVPLAEQLRAQNLNDIVGQDHLFGTTGLISKIITSKRPLSILLWGPPGVGKTSIARLYAKAFDLNFLCFSAVNNSSADIKKIIKEQSVNPLYARTSLVFVDEIHRFNKAQQDNFLPFLEDGSIVLVGATTENPSFYLNSALLSRLRVLTLKPLDNNSLEKLIKRYEQIFSQLPLTQEARNYLIHSSNGDGRYLFNLIENINTDKEKKILTLDHVQELLQQQQANYDRAGNMHYNLISALHKSIRSSDPDAALYWFARMINGGEDPLFLARRLIRMATEDIGLAEPEALKVAIAARDSYQMLGSPEGELGLAQAVVYLALCPKSNAVYKAYQKAMLIAKTTSHLQPPKHILNAPTKLMKELGYAKDYIYDHDTASGCSGANNFPPEMKRECFYAPVERGFEREMKKRLNYFDAQRKQQNNS
- a CDS encoding DEAD/DEAH box helicase, with amino-acid sequence MDKRKTFNDLSLSNGMKQTLQEIGFNDATPIQERAIPELLAGRDLLGQAQTGTGKTAAFSIPLIEKVNINNKNIQALVVCPTRELCLQVCQEIKRLASHTEGVSAVALYGGQAIEQQMRALKTQKPQIVVATPGRLFDHLRRGSIDLSSVVMITLDEADEMLDMGFRGEIEQIFELLPESCQRIFFSATMPKAILDLVHTYLIDPIIIKTESKNLTVARIDQSYYRVRGKEKIELLCRVLDYRNPKLAVVFCNAKSTADEIVEQIKFRGFEAGVLHGDLNQNQRDRVMAKFRGSQIKVLVATDIAARGIDVDDVELVLNFHLPHDPEDYVHRIGRTGRAGRKGRAISLVEPRDNSRLRKIVHFARADINEEEPPSINDVKTAKLSNLFSKVEAALSSELIGEYRAFLSKQSLDSQDIAAGLIKIALEKFDEHAMDDASFMAMQGKRYSGMGFGGKKRNEREDRGSFRRRDRERGFRNSSRRQDDFKANKGERDFSPFSNNSFKKDGRRSFGEAREERPMRAAPQGFRKERNSSNDAAGGKRGFKGDRSKPDFGRSSKPRSGRFTKVSGGPFGGKKRK
- a CDS encoding YbhB/YbcL family Raf kinase inhibitor-like protein encodes the protein MGDTCNNTENEKGNFILTSTAFSREKSIPTKYTCEGENISFPLEWRGFPKATKNFALIMEDPDAPHGVFVHWVAWGLEKNISQLKENSSAAPGALQQGLNSTHKNGYMGPCPPSGTHRYFVRLYALDIVLNLPKETTKEKLLHAIKGHTIATAELMGTYKKIANR
- a CDS encoding ParB/RepB/Spo0J family partition protein; protein product: MENLTNAVAKTMNFVFADIEDATNEKKKRITSLRAHIGKVANIPIDEIETNENVRKTIDAESEAFQRLVQSIKKYGLLENVVAELRVNKKETDYRLVCIAGHRRILAAKMAKNITKVPCLLQAFKQKGDHIGAALAENLNREDLHCLDVADGYKKLIESGWTEQDLAAHFCRDIRTIKHYLKMADWNDEIKELFRGHPSIFSTRVIMRQFAYKKFSRENELKNSIKAMIQPKESVKKKRASRAVISAADGVLNKKAIKSELSLYLEKQKLLSEIIKEEIVKAFSELNLI
- a CDS encoding ParA family protein, yielding MASKPTIITVANQKGGVGKTTTVANIAASLADSGFQVLVIDCDYQANATSLLCGDDQFKQKKNSFTYAIKNDLTLDKVVVKTSFANIDIVPSNRELDDLREQLVGQPNQFRLVDFLLDCKESKKYDFVIIDTHPSLDCFFQSAVAASHHYVIPLFPEADSSRGLAHQIQAIDKVKRYLNPNLNFLGCAIVKFDRYNATHQKFEKLIRKFAKENKLGVFKTNIPNSQSVAAAAAHGLPLFHYKNDSPATKAYKSLAKEIVGLVKKQNNQKPGRSLRKTSFTPELEVAAEL